Proteins encoded by one window of Kribbella flavida DSM 17836:
- a CDS encoding ABC transporter substrate-binding protein yields the protein MSRFARALSTASALLLAAGLLTACGNDSSAADDRSITVWSLENVSGRLETTRKILERFTAETGIQVKLVGVDEPQLSQLVMSAAAAGRLPDVIGAVPLAAIQQLSSNGLLNPDAANQVVADLGETTFDPRALELTREGDRQLAVPSDSWTQLLYYRKDLFAAAGLPAPTTYADIEKAAQTLDQGEVEGISVATDPADPFTQQSFEHLALANNCQLVDGGGKVTLDSPGCREAFRFYGDLATRYSAAGTQTVDSTRASYFAGKSAMVVWSSFLLDELAGLREDALPSCEPCAKDKGWLARNTGVVTAVQGPDSQEPAQFGELNGWAVTKTAKADASRELVRYMLDQGYEQWFGMAAEGKFPVRHGTAADPTRFDKVWNQADIGVDARKPLAAIYPPPVIAELREGVGKMQRWGITEGQGALVGATLGELPVPKAISALASGQLDAGQAAEQATDDVAAIQDSLG from the coding sequence ATGTCACGCTTCGCCAGGGCGCTCTCGACCGCGAGTGCGCTCTTGCTGGCCGCCGGGCTACTCACAGCCTGCGGCAACGATTCCAGTGCCGCCGACGACCGCAGCATCACCGTCTGGTCGCTCGAGAACGTGTCCGGGCGGCTGGAGACCACCCGGAAGATTCTCGAGCGGTTCACCGCCGAGACCGGCATCCAGGTGAAGCTCGTCGGCGTCGACGAGCCGCAGCTGAGCCAGCTGGTGATGTCCGCGGCCGCGGCCGGCAGGCTGCCCGACGTGATCGGCGCGGTCCCGTTGGCCGCGATCCAGCAGCTGTCCAGCAACGGCCTGCTCAACCCGGACGCCGCGAACCAGGTGGTCGCCGACCTCGGGGAGACCACCTTCGACCCGCGGGCGCTGGAACTCACCCGCGAGGGCGACCGGCAGCTCGCCGTACCGTCGGACAGCTGGACCCAGCTGCTCTACTACCGCAAGGACCTGTTCGCAGCGGCCGGGCTGCCCGCGCCGACGACGTACGCCGACATCGAGAAGGCCGCGCAGACGCTGGACCAGGGCGAGGTGGAGGGCATCTCGGTCGCCACCGACCCGGCCGACCCGTTCACCCAGCAGAGCTTCGAGCACCTCGCGCTGGCGAACAACTGCCAGCTCGTCGACGGCGGCGGCAAGGTCACCCTCGACAGTCCCGGCTGCCGGGAGGCGTTCCGGTTCTACGGCGACCTCGCGACGAGGTACTCCGCCGCCGGAACCCAGACCGTCGACTCCACCCGGGCGTCGTACTTCGCCGGCAAGTCGGCGATGGTGGTCTGGTCTTCGTTCCTGCTGGACGAGCTCGCCGGGCTGCGCGAGGACGCGTTGCCGAGCTGCGAGCCGTGCGCGAAGGACAAAGGGTGGTTGGCCCGCAACACCGGCGTGGTGACGGCGGTGCAGGGGCCGGACAGCCAGGAGCCCGCCCAGTTCGGCGAGCTGAACGGCTGGGCGGTGACCAAGACGGCGAAGGCCGACGCGTCCCGTGAGCTCGTCCGATACATGCTCGACCAGGGGTACGAGCAGTGGTTCGGGATGGCGGCCGAAGGCAAGTTCCCCGTCCGGCACGGCACCGCCGCGGACCCGACCAGGTTCGACAAGGTCTGGAACCAGGCCGACATCGGCGTCGATGCCCGCAAGCCGCTCGCTGCGATCTACCCGCCGCCGGTGATCGCCGAGCTGCGCGAGGGGGTCGGCAAGATGCAGCGCTGGGGCATCACCGAGGGCCAGGGCGCGCTGGTGGGCGCCACGCTCGGCGAACTTCCGGTGCCGAAGGCAATCAGTGCGCTGGCCAGTGGTCAGCTGGACGCCGGTCAGGCCGCCGAGCAGGCGACCGACGACGTCGCCGCGATCCAGGACTCGCTCGGGTGA
- a CDS encoding zinc-binding dehydrogenase, which translates to MARVVQFSAPRRAEVVDFAPPPLPPGHVRVRTAYSGISAGTELTAYRGTNPYLTRTWDPDARIFRDSEAGVAFPVVGWGYSESGEITEVASDVTDLAVGDQVWGIWGHRSEAVLPAEKLAGHQLPSGVSLAAAAFTRVGAIAYNAILAARLNLGDLVAIFGQGVIGLLATRLATLSGAQVLTVDGIESRRAESQKFGALASFAPGTAAEQIRSFGAAGGGADTAIELSGVYPALHEAIRSVGVGGRVVASGFYQGDGNGLRLGEEFHHNRIELISSQIGGVPPELAGRWSVDRLQRTFLGLVGSGAVDPEPLISHRVAVEDAADAYTLLDTRPADALQVLLEF; encoded by the coding sequence GTGGCCCGCGTCGTGCAGTTCTCCGCTCCCCGCCGCGCCGAGGTGGTGGACTTCGCTCCGCCGCCGCTGCCGCCCGGGCACGTCCGCGTCCGCACCGCGTACTCCGGGATCTCGGCCGGCACCGAACTGACGGCGTACCGGGGCACGAACCCGTACCTGACCAGGACCTGGGACCCGGACGCGCGGATCTTCCGCGACAGCGAGGCCGGGGTCGCCTTCCCGGTGGTGGGCTGGGGCTACTCGGAGTCCGGCGAGATCACCGAGGTCGCGTCCGACGTCACCGATCTCGCTGTCGGCGACCAGGTCTGGGGCATCTGGGGTCACCGCAGCGAGGCGGTCCTGCCGGCCGAGAAGCTGGCCGGACACCAACTCCCGTCCGGCGTCTCGCTCGCCGCCGCCGCCTTCACCCGCGTCGGCGCGATCGCCTACAACGCGATCCTGGCCGCTCGGCTCAATCTGGGCGACCTGGTGGCGATCTTCGGCCAGGGCGTCATCGGTCTGCTCGCCACCCGCCTCGCCACTCTCAGCGGCGCCCAGGTCCTCACCGTCGACGGCATCGAGTCGCGCCGCGCGGAGTCCCAGAAGTTCGGAGCCCTCGCCTCGTTCGCTCCCGGAACCGCAGCCGAACAGATTCGCTCGTTCGGCGCCGCGGGCGGCGGTGCGGACACAGCGATCGAGCTCTCCGGCGTCTACCCCGCCCTGCACGAAGCGATCCGGTCGGTCGGCGTCGGCGGGCGGGTCGTTGCCTCCGGCTTCTACCAGGGGGACGGCAACGGGCTGCGGCTCGGTGAGGAGTTCCACCACAACCGGATCGAGCTGATCAGCTCGCAGATCGGCGGCGTACCGCCCGAGCTGGCCGGCCGGTGGTCGGTCGACCGGCTGCAGCGCACGTTCCTCGGCCTGGTCGGCAGCGGCGCCGTCGACCCCGAACCGCTGATCAGCCACCGCGTTGCCGTCGAAGACGCCGCCGACGCCTACACCCTGCTCGACACCCGTCCCGCCGACGCCCTTCAAGTTCTGCTGGAGTTCTGA
- a CDS encoding sugar phosphate isomerase/epimerase family protein codes for MKTACQEQLLPGATLQEKWEFAVAAGYDGIELRGKGDLSFRDRLPELRRAQADGVVMPTVCVDMLHFFGAFDADLRADAITQLKSQLSVIAELGGLGAQTPASYGMFSRRLPPFEPPRDEAGDREVLLDGLRTLGEHAAAEGVELFLEPLNRYEDHMVNRLEQAAELIQEVGLDSVRIGIDSYHMNIEEADPSAAVVAAAPYIGHVQLSDSNRFQPGAGHLDWAAFFGALDAIGYDRYLAVECRLTGDPVEAVRSIPSVVRRYV; via the coding sequence ATGAAAACCGCTTGCCAGGAACAACTGTTGCCCGGAGCCACCCTGCAAGAGAAATGGGAGTTCGCCGTCGCCGCCGGATACGACGGGATCGAGCTGCGCGGCAAGGGCGACCTGTCGTTCCGCGACCGGTTGCCCGAACTGCGCCGGGCCCAGGCCGACGGCGTCGTGATGCCGACCGTGTGCGTCGACATGCTGCACTTCTTCGGTGCGTTCGACGCCGACCTGCGGGCCGACGCGATCACCCAGCTGAAGTCCCAGCTGTCGGTGATCGCGGAGCTCGGCGGGCTCGGCGCGCAGACGCCCGCGTCGTACGGGATGTTCTCCCGCCGGCTGCCGCCGTTCGAGCCGCCGCGGGACGAGGCCGGTGACCGCGAGGTGCTGCTCGACGGCCTGCGCACGCTCGGCGAGCACGCCGCCGCGGAAGGCGTCGAGCTGTTCCTCGAGCCGCTGAACCGTTACGAGGACCACATGGTCAACCGCCTCGAGCAGGCGGCCGAGCTGATTCAGGAGGTCGGGCTGGACTCGGTCCGGATCGGCATCGACAGCTACCACATGAACATCGAGGAGGCGGACCCGTCGGCGGCCGTCGTCGCGGCCGCGCCGTACATCGGGCATGTCCAGCTGAGCGACTCCAACCGCTTCCAGCCCGGCGCCGGCCACCTCGACTGGGCCGCCTTTTTCGGCGCACTCGATGCCATCGGCTACGACCGCTACCTGGCCGTCGAGTGCCGTCTCACCGGCGACCCGGTGGAAGCCGTGCGCTCGATCCCGTCGGTCGTCCGGCGGTACGTGTGA
- a CDS encoding MGH1-like glycoside hydrolase domain-containing protein produces MTAPGTPEAPSLRQAAERVLLGNWTGHSTVPSHSLYPHQWSWDSAFIAIGLRHLSPRRAQVELESLFGSQWPDGRIPHISFSPAVARDAYFPGPDFWQAKTHGSVETSGIVQPPVHALAVWLTHQADARESARRGFLARCYPKLVAWHRYLRTCRDLGGRGLVAIVHPWESGMDNSPAWDDALARITPAPLDSFTRRDTDHASTDDRPTDLDYGRYVQLAATYRDHGYDDARTPFGFALEDPCFNALLIASEHALAAIAQALGLDPDRHLVAAEQLTSALATLFTEGLFHARDLRLPPPQAGEVAATSAGLVPAGSVAGLVPLLVPGLLQAGELLETAAGPRFRLGGVRMVPSYDLTGPAFEAGRYWRGPSWFNTAWLIHRGLREHGRTAEADALRNDLLALAAGTDFAEYVDPYTGEPRGARTFSWTAALALDLLSGS; encoded by the coding sequence GTGACAGCCCCCGGTACGCCGGAAGCCCCGTCCTTGCGGCAGGCGGCCGAGCGGGTTCTGCTGGGCAACTGGACCGGCCACTCGACGGTGCCGTCACACTCGCTCTATCCCCATCAGTGGAGCTGGGACTCGGCGTTCATCGCGATCGGGCTGCGCCACCTCTCCCCGCGCCGCGCCCAGGTGGAGCTCGAGTCACTGTTCGGCTCCCAGTGGCCGGACGGCCGGATCCCGCACATCAGCTTCTCCCCCGCCGTCGCCCGGGACGCGTACTTCCCCGGTCCGGACTTCTGGCAGGCCAAGACCCACGGCAGCGTCGAGACCTCGGGCATCGTCCAGCCGCCGGTGCACGCGCTCGCCGTCTGGCTCACCCACCAGGCGGACGCCCGGGAGTCGGCGCGGCGCGGCTTCCTGGCCCGGTGCTACCCCAAGCTCGTCGCCTGGCACCGGTACCTGCGCACCTGCCGCGATCTCGGCGGCCGCGGCCTGGTCGCGATCGTGCACCCGTGGGAGTCGGGCATGGACAACAGCCCTGCCTGGGACGACGCGCTGGCCCGGATCACCCCGGCCCCGCTGGACTCGTTCACCCGGCGTGACACCGACCACGCGAGCACGGACGACCGGCCGACGGACCTCGACTACGGCCGCTACGTCCAGCTGGCCGCCACCTACCGCGACCACGGCTACGACGACGCCCGGACCCCGTTCGGCTTCGCGCTCGAGGACCCGTGCTTCAACGCGCTGCTGATCGCGTCGGAACACGCGCTCGCGGCGATCGCGCAAGCGCTCGGTCTGGACCCGGATCGCCACCTGGTTGCGGCCGAGCAGCTGACGTCGGCGCTGGCCACGCTCTTCACCGAGGGCCTGTTCCACGCCCGCGATCTGCGTCTACCTCCGCCGCAAGCCGGCGAAGTTGCCGCAACCTCAGCTGGACTCGTGCCGGCCGGGTCTGTGGCCGGGTTGGTGCCGTTGCTGGTGCCGGGGCTTTTGCAGGCGGGCGAGCTGCTGGAGACGGCCGCCGGTCCGCGGTTCCGGCTGGGCGGCGTACGGATGGTGCCCAGCTACGACCTGACCGGCCCGGCGTTCGAGGCCGGCCGGTACTGGCGCGGACCGAGCTGGTTCAACACCGCCTGGTTGATCCACCGCGGCCTGCGCGAGCACGGCCGGACCGCCGAGGCCGATGCCCTGCGCAACGACCTGCTCGCGCTCGCGGCCGGCACCGACTTCGCGGAGTACGTCGATCCGTACACCGGCGAGCCCCGGGGCGCCCGCACGTTCAGCTGGACGGCCGCCCTGGCCCTGGACCTGCTCAGCGGTAGCTGA
- the cimA gene encoding citramalate synthase: MSGSDEFHVYDTTLRDGAQQEGLALSVADKIAIAQHLDDLGVGFIEGGWPGAVPKDTEFFARARTELQLRHATFAAFGATCKPGATAADDPQVAALRESGAAVVTLVAKSHDAHVERALRTSLEENLRMVADTVRHLREHGQRVFLDTEHFFDGYRANKAYALEVVRVAAEAGADVVALCDTNGGTLPRELQDVVREVLETTGARLGIHAHNDGGCAVANSIAAVEAGATHVQGTVNGYGERTGNADLLAVVANLELKRGMQLLPAGRLAESFRIAHAIAEVTNVPPSARQPYVGVSAFAHKAGLHASAIKVDPDLYQHTDPALVGNDMRMLVSEMAGRASVELKGRELGFDLGNDKDLVGRVTERVKEMEARGYTFEAADASFELLLTEEVTGERASFFDVESWRVITESRADGEAVSEATVKLVAGGEREIVTGEGNGPVNALDHALRAAIERAYPVVATFDLVDYKVRILDQGHGTDAVIRVLIQTADGEGSWVTVGVGHNIVEASWEALVDGVVFGLLRHKEVAR; the protein is encoded by the coding sequence GTGAGCGGATCCGACGAGTTCCACGTCTACGACACCACGCTGCGCGACGGCGCGCAGCAGGAGGGGCTGGCGCTGTCCGTGGCCGACAAGATCGCCATCGCGCAGCACCTGGACGACCTGGGCGTCGGATTCATCGAGGGCGGCTGGCCGGGCGCCGTTCCCAAGGACACCGAGTTCTTCGCCCGGGCGCGGACCGAGCTGCAGTTGCGGCACGCAACCTTCGCCGCCTTCGGTGCCACCTGCAAGCCGGGCGCGACCGCTGCCGACGACCCACAGGTCGCGGCGCTGCGGGAGTCCGGCGCTGCGGTCGTCACGTTGGTTGCCAAGAGCCACGACGCGCACGTGGAGCGGGCGCTGCGGACCAGCCTGGAGGAGAACCTGCGGATGGTGGCCGACACCGTCCGGCACCTGCGCGAGCACGGGCAGCGGGTGTTCCTCGACACCGAGCACTTCTTCGACGGCTACCGGGCCAACAAGGCGTACGCGCTGGAGGTGGTCCGGGTCGCGGCCGAGGCCGGCGCCGACGTGGTCGCGCTCTGCGACACCAACGGCGGCACGCTGCCGCGCGAGCTGCAGGACGTCGTACGCGAGGTGCTGGAGACCACCGGCGCGCGGCTCGGCATCCACGCCCACAACGACGGCGGCTGCGCGGTCGCCAACTCGATCGCCGCGGTCGAGGCCGGCGCCACCCACGTCCAGGGCACCGTCAACGGGTACGGCGAACGGACCGGCAACGCCGACCTGCTCGCCGTGGTCGCCAACCTGGAGCTCAAGCGCGGGATGCAGCTGCTGCCGGCCGGCCGGCTGGCCGAGTCCTTCCGGATCGCGCACGCGATCGCCGAAGTGACGAACGTGCCGCCCTCGGCCCGGCAGCCGTACGTCGGCGTCTCCGCGTTCGCCCACAAGGCGGGCCTGCACGCCAGTGCGATCAAGGTCGATCCCGACCTGTACCAGCACACCGATCCGGCCCTGGTCGGCAACGACATGCGGATGCTGGTCTCGGAGATGGCCGGTCGCGCCAGCGTCGAGCTGAAGGGCCGCGAGCTCGGCTTCGATCTCGGCAACGACAAGGACCTGGTCGGCCGGGTGACCGAGCGGGTCAAGGAGATGGAGGCCCGCGGCTACACCTTCGAGGCCGCCGACGCGTCGTTCGAGCTGCTGCTGACCGAGGAGGTCACCGGCGAGCGGGCGAGCTTCTTCGACGTCGAGTCGTGGCGGGTGATCACCGAGTCGCGCGCCGACGGCGAGGCGGTGTCGGAGGCGACCGTGAAGCTGGTCGCCGGGGGTGAGCGGGAGATCGTCACCGGCGAGGGCAACGGGCCGGTCAACGCGCTCGACCACGCGCTGCGGGCCGCGATCGAGCGCGCCTACCCCGTGGTGGCGACGTTCGACCTGGTCGACTACAAGGTCCGCATCCTCGACCAGGGGCACGGCACCGACGCGGTGATCAGAGTCCTGATCCAGACCGCCGACGGCGAGGGGTCCTGGGTCACGGTCGGCGTCGGCCACAACATCGTCGAGGCGTCCTGGGAGGCGCTCGTCGACGGCGTGGTCTTCGGCCTGCTCCGGCACAAGGAGGTGGCCCGATGA